The genomic stretch AGCTGCGTCAGCAACTGCCCTTACCATTTACGATATGTGTAAGGCAATGCAAAAAGATATGATCATAGGTCCAACACTGCTGAGTTCCAAAACAGGCGGTAAAAGTGGAGATTATAAATTCAAATAGAGGGATGGGTGATCTTATGTTGTGGAAAACAGCGATCCTTACAGCAAGTGATAAGGGAGCGAGAGGAGAGCGGGAAGACACGAGTGCGCAGGTCATCCGTGAACTTGTCGAAGAAGAACTGGGCGGTGAGATTATTGAATACCGCATTGTACCTGATGAACCAGACGAGATCATTGCTGCGTTGATCGAAATGACGGACTATTTTCATGCGGATCTTGTTCTTACCACAGGCGGGACTGAACTTGCGATACGAGACGTAACCCCAGAAGCTACGCGCAGAGTCATTGACCGTGAAGTACCGGGTATGGCAGAGGCCATGCGGATGACGGTGCTCCAGAAGAACCGGGGAGCGATGCTCTTTAGAGGAATCTGCGGTATTCGCGGAAGAACTCTAATTGTGAATCTGCCGGGAACTCCAAAGGGTGTACACGAGAATCTCGCAGCGATTATGGACCAGCTCCCTGAGGCACTTTTGATGGTTACAGGACAATTTAGACAGTAAAGCCGGCTGAGTATTCCTTCCTTTTTCTTGTAAATACGGCTATGTATGTGATTACATTTGTGGTATGATTTCATGTAGATGGATGATTATGGATGCTAATCCATATGTATAGTACAACAAGAAGGAGGGGTATACATGCCAAATATCGGAGGAACGGGCTTTATTCTGCTTGTCATTGTTGCCTTGTTGTTATTCGGACCTAATAAGCTTCCTGAACTGGGACGAGCTGTCGGCAGAACGTTCCGTGAATTTAAGAATGGTGCGCAGGAGATCATGTCAGATGAATCATCGTCCCGTAAGGGACCTTCAGCAAGTGAAGTTAAGCCAGCTGAAGCAGCAACGGTTCAGAAAACAGAGGATAAGCGCCTGCCGGAGTAACTGTATATACCTTATGCTTGCGCGCTTTAAGTCAGGGTGCCTTGCTAAGCGCTTATTTCAAGCAAATATCGATCCCTTCTTTGTAAGAAGGGTTTTGTTTTTTCTTCTAGCTGATGAGCAGAGAGAGGGAGTGTTACGTTTGTCTGAACAAGAAGAAGGCATGACGCTGGTTAATCATTTGGGTGAACTGCGAAGACGTCTTGTCGCTGTACTGGTCGTTCTTCTGCTCGGACTGATTGGCGGGTTATTTATTAGTGATCCGATCTATCAATATTTGATAACCTATGGGCCTCTTCCGGGTATTGAACTGCATGCCCTTACGCTATGGGATGGACTAGGGATGTATATGAAGATTGCCCTGATTTTTTCACTCGTGATTACGTTGCCTTTTACTGCCTATCAGATTTGGAAATTTGTAAGTCCAGGTCTGACGCCAAGTGAGCAGAAAGCGACTGTACGTTATATTCCTTTTGTCCTTTTGTTGTTCTTATTAGGGATTGCTTTTTCCTACAAAATATTGCTCCCGATGGCCACTTCCTTTACAAGCAGTATTAATCAGAATCTTGGCCTTGTCGAAACGTACGGGATGGCACAATATTTTACGTTTATGTTTAATCTAATCTTGCCTGTATCACTGTTATTTGAACTGCCTGTTGTGGTTATGTTTCTGACAAAACTGCGAATTCTCAATCCACTGCGTTTACGTAAAATGCGCCGGATCTCCTATTTTATACTTGTATTTATCGCTGTATTTGTAACCCCGCCTGATTTTATTTCCGATATTTTGGTTACAATTCCTTTGATTCTGCTTTATGAATTCAGTGTCTTTCTGTCATCTGTGGTTTACCGGAAACAGCTCGAAGAGACGGAGGAATACGAATCGAGATATGTGAAGATCGATGCAGGGGAGAAGGTTTAGGATAGAGCATAATTTTTACAGGATTGGAGAGAATGGAAGATGGCTTCATGTATAACTGAAAAGATCTGCTAAAAATCCTGAAAAGGACTTGAAATCATCTTCTAATTTCAGTATCATGAAATTGGTTGTTAGCACTGACGACTGTCGAGTGCTAATATAGAAGAGTGCAACAACCGTAAGATATGTAACTTACTTATTTAAGGAGGCTATTTTTCATGATCAGACCTTTAGGTGAACGCGTATTGGTAGAACCGATCGAACAAGAAGAGACAACAGCTTTCGGGATTGTACTTCCGGACTCTGCTAAAGAAAAACCGCAAGAGGGTAAAGTTATCGCTGTTGGCGCTGGAAGCTTAAAAGATGGCGTTCGTGTTCCTTTGGAAGTAAAAGAAGGAGACCGCGTTATTTTCTCCAAATACGCTGGAACAGAGCTTAAATACGAAGGTAAAGAATATTTGATTATGAAGGAAAGCGACATTCACGCAATCTTGGGTTAATCTTCATTCGTGAAGAGCTTGAATATATGAATTGAATCGTTGATTTCATAATATATTAGGAGGTTTTATCACTATGGCTAAAGATATTAAATTCAGTGAAGACGCACGTCGTTCCATGCTTCGTGGTGTGGACGCTTTGGCAAACGCAGTAAAAGTAACACTCGGACCTAAAGGACGTAACGTTGTTCTTGAGA from Paenibacillus polygoni encodes the following:
- a CDS encoding MogA/MoaB family molybdenum cofactor biosynthesis protein, coding for MLWKTAILTASDKGARGEREDTSAQVIRELVEEELGGEIIEYRIVPDEPDEIIAALIEMTDYFHADLVLTTGGTELAIRDVTPEATRRVIDREVPGMAEAMRMTVLQKNRGAMLFRGICGIRGRTLIVNLPGTPKGVHENLAAIMDQLPEALLMVTGQFRQ
- the tatA gene encoding twin-arginine translocase TatA/TatE family subunit, with protein sequence MPNIGGTGFILLVIVALLLFGPNKLPELGRAVGRTFREFKNGAQEIMSDESSSRKGPSASEVKPAEAATVQKTEDKRLPE
- the tatC gene encoding twin-arginine translocase subunit TatC, with product MSEQEEGMTLVNHLGELRRRLVAVLVVLLLGLIGGLFISDPIYQYLITYGPLPGIELHALTLWDGLGMYMKIALIFSLVITLPFTAYQIWKFVSPGLTPSEQKATVRYIPFVLLLFLLGIAFSYKILLPMATSFTSSINQNLGLVETYGMAQYFTFMFNLILPVSLLFELPVVVMFLTKLRILNPLRLRKMRRISYFILVFIAVFVTPPDFISDILVTIPLILLYEFSVFLSSVVYRKQLEETEEYESRYVKIDAGEKV
- the groES gene encoding co-chaperone GroES, giving the protein MIRPLGERVLVEPIEQEETTAFGIVLPDSAKEKPQEGKVIAVGAGSLKDGVRVPLEVKEGDRVIFSKYAGTELKYEGKEYLIMKESDIHAILG